One window of the Terriglobales bacterium genome contains the following:
- a CDS encoding beta-ketoacyl-[acyl-carrier-protein] synthase family protein produces the protein MAKCAVITGMGVVSPNGIGKDAFCRAILAGKSGVKRISRFDTSNLPVQIAGEITDFDEFAWIDARERKHVSRAVPLAIAASHEALKDAGFVPESMSMDEKRDVGVMLGSGGGAQEFSEEQYRHYFQGNVKQASLFSIPSGTMGTLSSEVSMRFGFRGFSHVFTTGCTSSTDALGYALRQIQFGTLPVLLVGGVDVPLAPGIMKGFCLMKIMTTSWNHDPERGSRPFSQDRDGFVVAEGSWMFVLEEYEHARARGAHIYAEIAGYGSTCEAFHRVRLAECGEEPARAISIAMQEAGVTCSDIDYVNLHGTSTQLNDRIETRALKLVLGERAHSTPMSGLKSQIGHPQGACGAAGVAATLVAMHHSQIPPTINLDNPDPDCDLDYVPEVGRKHEVEHAVCNCIAFGSKNSALVLRKIH, from the coding sequence ATGGCCAAATGCGCCGTCATCACAGGTATGGGCGTAGTGAGCCCAAACGGAATTGGAAAAGATGCATTTTGCCGCGCAATACTTGCGGGAAAGAGCGGAGTAAAGCGCATCTCGCGCTTTGACACGAGCAATTTGCCCGTGCAGATTGCGGGAGAGATCACCGATTTCGATGAGTTCGCGTGGATCGATGCGCGCGAACGTAAGCACGTCTCTCGTGCAGTGCCTTTGGCAATCGCGGCCTCTCATGAAGCGCTGAAGGATGCCGGATTCGTTCCTGAATCCATGAGCATGGACGAGAAGCGCGACGTGGGCGTAATGCTGGGCAGCGGAGGCGGAGCGCAGGAGTTCAGCGAAGAGCAATACCGCCACTACTTTCAGGGGAATGTAAAGCAGGCAAGCTTATTCAGCATTCCCAGTGGAACGATGGGAACGTTGTCCAGCGAAGTGAGCATGCGCTTCGGCTTCCGCGGCTTTAGCCACGTATTCACAACAGGCTGTACGTCATCAACAGACGCGCTCGGCTACGCGCTCCGACAGATCCAATTCGGAACTCTTCCGGTGCTGCTCGTGGGAGGCGTCGACGTACCGCTCGCACCCGGGATCATGAAGGGCTTTTGCCTGATGAAGATCATGACGACTTCCTGGAATCACGATCCGGAGCGAGGCTCGCGTCCTTTTTCTCAGGACCGCGATGGCTTCGTTGTAGCCGAAGGCTCATGGATGTTTGTGCTGGAGGAGTACGAACACGCCCGCGCACGCGGAGCGCACATATATGCGGAGATCGCAGGATACGGGTCTACCTGCGAGGCCTTCCATCGCGTGCGTTTGGCTGAATGCGGCGAGGAACCGGCGCGCGCGATTTCTATAGCAATGCAGGAGGCTGGTGTGACCTGCAGTGACATTGATTATGTGAACCTGCATGGCACGTCAACTCAGCTTAACGATCGCATTGAAACTCGAGCACTCAAGCTGGTCTTGGGCGAACGCGCACACTCCACTCCTATGTCGGGACTGAAATCCCAGATTGGGCATCCGCAGGGCGCCTGCGGGGCAGCAGGAGTCGCGGCGACGCTTGTTGCCATGCATCACTCGCAGATTCCCCCCACCATCAATCTTGATAACCCCGATCCCGACTGTGACCTCGACTACGTTCCCGAAGTTGGGCGCAAGCACGAGGTAGAGCACGCGGTTTGCAATTGTATTGCGTTCGGTTCAAAGAACTCCGCGCTGGTTCTGCGAAAAATCCATTAA
- a CDS encoding SDR family oxidoreductase, producing MATYLITGIAGFIGSNLAQELVRRGETVRGFDNFETGKRENLCGLERKIEFREIDLLDAEGVGEMCQGADYVLHQAALASVPRSVADPLKSHEANINGTFNLLLAARDAKVKRVIYAASSSAYGDTPTLPKQETMQSNPISPYAVQKLTGELYLSSFHSVYGLETVSLRYFNIFGPHQDPTSQYSGVLARFISQMLAGETCTIFGDGEQSRDFTYVENAVNANLLACAAPAEKVCGKVFNVATGDRYSLNETFRMLSGIIGYSGKPRYAEPRTGDVKHSLADISRAKAAFGYEPTVNFEEGLRRTVEWYKHSFAAASN from the coding sequence ATGGCTACCTATCTGATCACGGGAATCGCCGGCTTCATCGGATCCAATCTCGCGCAGGAACTCGTCCGTCGCGGCGAGACTGTGCGCGGTTTCGACAACTTCGAAACCGGAAAACGCGAAAATCTTTGCGGATTGGAGCGAAAGATTGAATTTCGCGAAATCGATCTTCTTGACGCCGAGGGCGTCGGCGAAATGTGCCAGGGCGCGGACTATGTTCTGCATCAAGCCGCACTCGCGTCTGTTCCCAGGTCGGTAGCGGATCCGCTCAAGAGCCATGAAGCAAATATCAACGGCACTTTCAACCTGCTGCTCGCAGCGCGGGACGCCAAGGTCAAGCGAGTGATCTATGCCGCCTCCTCGTCTGCATATGGCGACACGCCAACTTTGCCAAAGCAGGAAACCATGCAGTCGAATCCCATTTCCCCTTATGCCGTGCAAAAGCTGACAGGGGAGCTTTACCTCAGCTCATTCCACAGTGTGTACGGTCTCGAGACGGTGTCGCTGCGCTACTTCAACATTTTTGGACCGCATCAGGATCCTACTTCCCAATATTCCGGAGTGCTGGCTCGCTTTATTTCCCAAATGCTTGCCGGAGAGACCTGCACAATTTTTGGCGATGGAGAGCAGAGCCGCGACTTCACTTATGTTGAGAACGCCGTGAACGCGAATCTCTTGGCGTGCGCAGCTCCGGCGGAGAAGGTCTGCGGCAAGGTTTTCAATGTTGCCACCGGAGATAGATATTCCTTAAATGAAACATTCCGAATGTTGTCCGGCATTATCGGTTACTCGGGAAAGCCTCGTTACGCAGAGCCCCGGACTGGAGACGTGAAACATTCTTTAGCGGATATCTCACGCGCAAAAGCAGCTTTCGGATACGAGCCGACCGTCAACTTCGAAGAAGGATTGCGGCGTACGGTCGAGTGGTATAAACATTCGTTCGCTGCCGCATCGAATTGA
- a CDS encoding sigma-54 dependent transcriptional regulator, giving the protein MNANPTILIVDDEPSMLRYTKTLLEVDNYAVETANSGFEAVKRVREGLSPSLILLDMAMPSMNGLQTIEECKKVRPDQKIVVLSCVSDTSTVVQAIKLGALDYVTKPFYKSELDAVLKRCLEQDKSEKGKKDLQQYSVSDDVEVENLEDDLFFLAASPQMKQIRAQVSLVAKVDVPVLLLGESGVGKEILARLIHKMSIRAHRPLLKVNCAALPAELLESELFGYEAGAFTGASRPKPGKFELCNKGTILMDEIGEMSTPLQAKLLHVLQDGSFSRLGSRSNITVDVRVLAATNINIQEAIANKTLREDLYYRLNAFTMQIPPLRERREEIPLLLKHFMNRLSERYAHPPLAYSERLLRACVQYHWPGNLRELGNFVKRYLVLQDEDMAISELEAKSKGLGGTPDSPNGTPAGTPEGGLKSLVRSLKDEAELRAIEQALTATNWNRKLAAARLNISYKALLYKIKQYQIVPPGSNRLSETRTGLR; this is encoded by the coding sequence CCGAGCATGCTTCGCTATACGAAGACTCTGCTCGAGGTGGACAACTACGCCGTAGAAACCGCCAACAGCGGCTTCGAGGCGGTGAAGCGGGTTCGTGAGGGCTTGAGTCCAAGCCTCATTCTTCTCGATATGGCAATGCCCAGCATGAATGGGTTGCAGACGATCGAGGAATGCAAGAAGGTTCGTCCCGACCAGAAGATCGTTGTTCTTTCCTGTGTGAGTGATACGAGCACGGTCGTGCAGGCGATTAAGCTCGGCGCGCTCGACTACGTCACCAAGCCTTTCTACAAGTCGGAGCTCGATGCTGTCCTGAAGCGCTGCCTCGAACAAGACAAGTCGGAAAAGGGCAAGAAAGATCTGCAGCAATACTCAGTTTCCGACGATGTCGAAGTCGAGAATCTGGAAGACGATCTCTTCTTCCTCGCGGCCAGCCCGCAGATGAAGCAGATTCGCGCCCAGGTTTCGCTGGTCGCGAAAGTCGATGTTCCCGTATTGCTCCTCGGAGAAAGCGGAGTCGGTAAAGAAATTCTCGCGCGATTGATTCACAAGATGTCCATCCGCGCGCATCGTCCGCTGTTGAAGGTGAACTGCGCGGCGTTGCCGGCAGAACTGCTGGAAAGCGAACTTTTCGGATACGAAGCGGGAGCTTTCACTGGCGCGAGTCGTCCCAAACCGGGAAAGTTCGAGCTGTGCAACAAGGGCACGATCCTGATGGACGAAATCGGCGAGATGAGCACGCCACTGCAGGCAAAACTTCTCCACGTCCTGCAGGACGGATCGTTTTCACGCCTCGGCAGCCGCTCGAACATCACGGTTGACGTGCGCGTGCTGGCGGCAACCAACATCAACATTCAGGAAGCGATTGCGAACAAGACTCTGCGCGAAGATCTGTATTACCGGCTGAACGCGTTCACGATGCAGATTCCGCCGCTACGCGAGCGCCGCGAAGAAATTCCGCTGCTGCTCAAGCACTTCATGAATCGACTTTCCGAGCGGTATGCTCATCCACCTCTTGCCTACTCAGAACGTCTGCTGCGCGCCTGTGTGCAGTATCACTGGCCGGGCAATCTGCGCGAGTTGGGCAACTTCGTGAAGCGCTATCTCGTGCTTCAGGACGAAGACATGGCCATTTCCGAACTGGAGGCCAAGAGCAAGGGCCTCGGCGGAACGCCAGATTCCCCGAATGGAACTCCGGCAGGAACTCCGGAAGGCGGGCTGAAATCGCTCGTTCGCAGCCTGAAAGATGAAGCTGAGTTGCGAGCCATTGAGCAGGCGCTAACAGCCACAAACTGGAACCGTAAGCTAGCTGCGGCGCGGCTGAACATCAGCTATAAAGCCTTGCTTTACAAGATCAAGCAGTACCAGATCGTTCCCCCTGGCTCAAATCGGTTATCGGAGACTCGAACCGGCTTGAGGTAA